A window of Mangifera indica cultivar Alphonso chromosome 13, CATAS_Mindica_2.1, whole genome shotgun sequence contains these coding sequences:
- the LOC123195238 gene encoding uncharacterized protein LOC123195238, translating to MHNFLSLAPINMTVLRSHKILPTKPEIEPVKNGANIVPATPSQTRENGPISVCRRSARLASKSSVSCGADQIVEQCLVKRKRKLGMNEGLLSSESEESGGCLNLRSGKKVAKRKVEENFGDEQGNVRKIREKGKGKLEFEVEDEDEKKGKITEDEEGVDRENLETERIQSRSVNRTRQFSREEKGKTKLVVEDSVLKGSGDIEGDLEDEVKSSADVSGEIVVGKNRVKVSESRMERNSSVRVSESRMEQFRDIARQNASRFALFSEQEQVSPENEEDIEDWPGPFSTAMKIIRDRDDKLKRKHRNNPLGNKNPTAITWIPKTGRGRSKLRIPSLKELCLNVLVENADAMTSLENVPDALRHKLSVRLCSSRRMNSHFLNLLVTGSPTEIRLCECSWLTEEQFTEAFQDCDTGHLTVLQLDHCGRLPDYIVLSTLVKSSNSLPSLTTLSLCGACRLSDVGLQGIVSSAPALRCVNLSECSFVTATSIDILANSLGSVMHELYINDCQNVDAMLILPALNKLKYLEVLSVARIETVSDDFIREFVSVHGHNMKELVLSECVKLTDISLKAIAETCMGLRGLNIFNLRRLTDFSIGYLANGCQAIQKLNFGYNAFSDEAVAAFLDISGESLKELSMNSVKVAHNTAVSLVKRSRNLLSLDISFCRNLTNEAVGLIVDSCLSLKILKVFGCTQITNVFLEGHSNTEVEIIGLRMSPLLKHLKVPDYEEVPLHYL from the exons ATGCATAATTTCCTCTCCTTAGCACCAATCAATATGACAGTCCTTCGATCCCACAAAATACTTCCAACTAAACCCGAAATCGAACCGGTAAAAAATGGAGCCAACATAGTGCCCGCTACTCCCTCCCAGACCCGCGAAAATGGTCCTATATCCGTTTGCAGACGGAGTGCTCGGCTCGCTTCAAAATCATCAGTTTCTTGTGGCGCTGATCAGATTGTGGAGCAATGTTTGgtgaagaggaagagaaagctGGGTATGAATGAGGGTTTGCTGAGTTCGGAGAGTGAGGAAAGTGGTGGGTGTTTGAATTTGCGGTCGGGGAAGAAAGTTGCGAAGAGGAAAGTGGAAGAAAATTTTGGTGATGAGCAGGGTAATGTAAGGAAAATAAGAGAGAAAGGAAAGGGGAAATTAGAGTTTGAAgttgaggatgaggatgaaaagAAGGGAAAGATAACAGAAGATGAAGAAGGTGTTGATAGGGAGAACTTGGAGACAGAGAGGATCCAAAGCCGTAGTGTAAACCGTACGAGGCAGTTTAGTAGAGAAGAGAAAGGGAAGACGAAACTGGTTGTTGAAGACTCGGTATTGAAGGGAAGTGGCGATATTGAAGGGGATTTGGAAGATGAAGTTAAGAGTTCAGCTGATGTTTCAGGAGAAATTGTAGTTGGAAAGAATAGAGTGAAGGTGAGTGAATCAAGAATGGAACGAAACAGTAGTGTGAGGGTGAGCGAATCAAGAATGGAACAATTTCGAGATATAGCAAGGCAGAATGCATCTAGATTTGCACTTTTCTCTGAGCAAGAGCAAGTGTCTCCTGAGAATGAAGAGGACATTGAAGATTGGCCGGGTCCCTTCTCTACCGCTATGAAGATTATTAGGGATAGAGATGATAAGTTGAAAAGGAAACATAGGAACAACCCTTTAGGGAATAAAAATCCTACAGCAATAACGTGGATTCCCAAGACTGGTCGGGGTCGTTCAAAATTGCGTATTCCATCATTGAAAGAATTATGTTTAAATGTTCTTGTAGAGAACGCTGATGCAATGACTTCACTTGAAAATGTCCCGGATGCGCTAAGGCACAAGCTCAGTGTGAGGCTATGCAGTTCTCGGAGGATGAATAGTCATTTTCTAAACCTCCTTGTCACTGGGTCCCCTACAGAGATTCGTCTATGCGAATGCTCGTGGCTAACAGAGGAACAGTTCACTGAAGCTTTTCAGGATTGTGACACCGGGCACTTGACG GTTTTACAGCTTGACCACTGTGGACGCCTACCAGATTACATAGTTCTTTCTACCTTAGTGAAGTCATCAAATAGTTTGCCCTCCCTAACTACTTTATCCCTCTGTGGAGCATGCCGGCTTTCAGATGTTGGGCTTCAGGGAATCGTTTCTTCTGCTCCAGCACTAAGATGTGTTAATCTCAGCGAGTGCTCCTTTGTTACTGCTACTAGCATTGACATCCTAGCAAATTCATTGGGATCGGTTATGCATGAACTGTACATCAATGATTGCCAAAATGTTGATGCTATGCTTATTCTTCCAGCACTGAATAAGCTAAAATATTTAGAGGTTTTATCAGTAGCACGCATTGAAACTGTTAGTGATGATTTTATCAGAGAATTTGTTAGTGTTCATGGTCATAATATGAAGGAGCTTGTTTTGTCTGAATGTGT GAAATTGACTGATATTTCGCTGAAAGCCATTGCTGAAACCTGTATGGGACTACGTGGACTTAATATCTTCAACTTGCGCCGCTTGACAGACTTCTCTATTGGATATCTTGCAAATGGCTGTCAAGcaattcaaaaattgaattttggcTATAATGCTTTCAG TGATGAAGCTGTTGCTGCATTCTTGGACATCTCTGGGGAGTCTTTGAAAGAACTTTCTATGAACAGTGTCAAG GTTGCCCACAACACTGCAGTATCCCTTGTCAAGCGATCAAGAAACTTGTTGAGTTTAGATATATCTTTTTGCCGAAATTTGACAAATGAGGCTGTGGGTCTGATTGTTGATAGCTGTTTGTCACTGAAGATCCTTAAAGTCTTTGGATGCACTCAG ATTACAAATGTGTTCCTCGAAGGTCACTCAAATACGGAGGTAGAAATCATTGGTTTGCGGATGTCTCCACTGTTGAAACATCTCAAGGTGCCTGATTATGAAGAAGTTCCATTGCATTACTTGTAG